Proteins encoded within one genomic window of Lysinibacillus louembei:
- a CDS encoding S-layer homology domain-containing protein, with the protein MKKTNLFISATIAIAAVSVATPSSTMAASQTFSDVSPKHNYYTIIQEMAKKEVITGYLDGTFKPNELMTRKHAAALISRAFPTLPTEYEGISLTDVSKDNPYYKDIRRVLEADIIQHADNFDFRPNDIITRGEMARALAIAYKLSSSEQKSPLIDVSPKVAPFVDALYINNITTGYEDKTFREDKGLTRAHFAVFMYRAMEVNKN; encoded by the coding sequence ATGAAAAAAACAAATTTATTCATTAGCGCAACGATTGCCATCGCAGCTGTAAGCGTAGCTACACCATCGTCAACAATGGCTGCTAGTCAAACATTTAGCGATGTTTCACCTAAACATAATTACTATACAATTATTCAAGAAATGGCGAAGAAAGAAGTCATTACAGGCTATCTAGACGGCACATTTAAACCAAATGAATTAATGACACGCAAGCATGCGGCCGCTTTAATTAGCCGCGCCTTCCCTACGCTTCCAACCGAATATGAAGGCATTTCTTTAACGGATGTTAGCAAGGATAACCCATATTACAAAGATATTCGCCGTGTGCTGGAAGCAGATATTATTCAGCATGCTGATAATTTTGATTTTCGACCGAACGATATTATTACAAGAGGAGAAATGGCACGTGCTTTAGCCATCGCCTATAAGCTTTCTAGCAGCGAGCAAAAAAGTCCACTCATTGATGTATCGCCTAAAGTCGCACCATTTGTCGATGCACTCTATATAAATAATATTACAACAGGCTATGAGGATAAAACATTCCGAGAGGATAAAGGGCTGACACGCGCTCACTTTGCCGTATTTATGTATCGTGCAATGGAAGTAAACAAAAATTAA
- a CDS encoding aminotransferase class I/II-fold pyridoxal phosphate-dependent enzyme — translation MSLFTEAIFGKLKAFALQQQQNGQEIIDLSLGSPDIPPAPMLLENMAKLTANPQSYGYTLTGVKAFNDAVCRYYARVNDVQLDPETEVLQTMGSQEGLVHLPIAFCNPGDIILTTNPAYVAYDAGIHLAGATPYYMPLTKENGYLPDLASVPAEIAEKAKLLLLNLPGNPVPAMPSKQYFEEVVAFAKKYNIIVLHDAAYSEFYFTGDAPMSFLATPGAKDVGLEINSLSKSFSLAGARIAYIVGNAEMIRIVKQLKSNLDFGIFEPVQLTAALALDNAEEITASLRTTFAERHQILMNGLQQIGWEVAPSNGGMFVWAKYPYAMTSVDFAFKAIEQAGVVMVPGTVFGTAGEGYVRLALVQNSALLARAVEKLQTIQ, via the coding sequence ATGTCGCTTTTTACAGAGGCGATTTTTGGAAAACTAAAAGCATTTGCTTTACAGCAACAACAAAACGGACAAGAAATTATTGATTTAAGCTTAGGAAGCCCTGATATTCCACCTGCTCCTATGCTACTTGAAAATATGGCCAAGCTTACGGCTAACCCACAATCTTATGGCTATACGTTGACAGGTGTTAAAGCTTTTAACGACGCTGTCTGCCGCTACTACGCAAGAGTCAATGATGTGCAGCTTGACCCCGAAACGGAAGTGCTACAAACAATGGGCTCACAGGAAGGCCTAGTGCATCTACCAATCGCTTTTTGCAACCCTGGTGACATTATTTTAACGACAAACCCTGCCTATGTTGCTTACGATGCAGGTATCCATTTAGCTGGTGCAACTCCCTACTATATGCCACTCACAAAAGAAAATGGTTATTTACCAGACCTAGCAAGCGTTCCAGCAGAAATTGCGGAAAAAGCAAAGCTGCTTCTTTTAAATTTACCTGGTAACCCTGTGCCCGCAATGCCCTCTAAACAGTATTTCGAGGAGGTTGTAGCATTCGCTAAAAAATACAATATTATCGTCTTACATGACGCTGCCTATTCTGAATTTTACTTCACAGGCGATGCACCAATGAGCTTTTTAGCAACACCTGGGGCCAAGGATGTAGGCTTGGAAATCAATTCTTTATCGAAAAGCTTTAGCTTAGCAGGTGCCCGCATCGCCTATATTGTTGGTAATGCTGAAATGATTCGCATTGTTAAGCAATTAAAGTCAAATTTAGACTTCGGTATTTTTGAGCCCGTTCAATTGACGGCCGCGCTTGCTTTAGACAATGCAGAGGAAATTACAGCAAGCTTACGTACAACTTTTGCAGAACGTCATCAAATATTAATGAACGGGCTACAACAAATCGGCTGGGAGGTGGCTCCTTCCAATGGTGGTATGTTCGTTTGGGCTAAATATCCATATGCAATGACAAGTGTAGACTTTGCATTTAAAGCAATTGAGCAGGCTGGTGTTGTGATGGTGCCAGGCACTGTCTTTGGTACAGCTGGCGAAGGCTACGTGCGTCTAGCTCTTGTTCAAAATTCAGCGCTACTTGCACGTGCTGTAGAGAAGCTACAGACAATTCAATAA
- a CDS encoding DUF4830 domain-containing protein, with protein MRSKGIYFISLILLLVACSAQENEQHNKYLSEYGWHAKKLLAKETFVLKMPEELLVNYEANELFFFREYEGEEVTQFLYLLKERDTERERLKAVIYECNGEIIGGHGILPNWIPGIFRLEDKE; from the coding sequence ATGAGGAGTAAAGGGATATATTTTATTTCGCTCATTTTGTTACTAGTGGCCTGTAGTGCACAAGAAAATGAACAGCATAATAAGTATTTAAGCGAATACGGCTGGCATGCGAAAAAGCTTCTAGCAAAAGAAACCTTTGTGCTGAAAATGCCTGAGGAATTGCTTGTTAATTATGAAGCGAATGAGCTCTTCTTTTTCCGAGAATATGAAGGGGAGGAAGTAACACAATTTCTTTATTTGTTAAAGGAACGTGACACAGAGCGCGAGCGACTTAAGGCAGTTATTTATGAATGTAATGGGGAAATCATTGGTGGTCATGGCATTTTGCCAAATTGGATACCGGGTATTTTTCGCTTAGAGGATAAAGAATGA
- a CDS encoding AI-2E family transporter, which translates to MEESKARTQNKQLPQETSNFFSTRFIRFLGGKNLLFFLLILLIVGCVIFIYDKIAFIFQPLRVLFEVVILPGVLGVILYYLTRPFLRLLMRWKISKIWAILIIYLVAIGALTLTIVLIYPFLRDQFTNLMNEFPAYFMAFVENIVSWLNNSRLSDYFSMINLEYDKMITNLTEDIVTQVKDFATGFATSVATGITGFVSALTGLVLSLVIVPFILFYLLYEGEKMPKFILRNTPPSMRKFVGDVLHDMDKQISSYIQGQILVSICIGAMVTIGFLVIGLDYALLLGVLAMVTSVVPYLGPVIAITPAAIIAIVSDSPYMILKLAAVWTIVQLIEGKFISPQIMGKSLSIHPITIIFVLLTAGSLFGVPGVILGLPTYALIKVLVTHIYRVFKQRYNRFQLEDEHMYEE; encoded by the coding sequence TTGGAAGAGAGCAAAGCAAGAACACAAAATAAGCAACTACCGCAGGAAACATCAAATTTCTTTTCAACACGTTTTATTCGGTTTTTAGGTGGGAAAAATTTATTATTCTTCCTGCTCATTCTGTTAATTGTTGGCTGTGTCATTTTTATTTACGATAAAATTGCGTTTATTTTCCAGCCGCTACGCGTATTGTTTGAAGTCGTTATTTTACCAGGGGTGCTTGGCGTTATTTTATATTATTTAACACGACCATTTTTGCGTTTATTAATGAGATGGAAGATTTCAAAAATATGGGCGATTTTAATTATTTATCTTGTCGCAATCGGTGCCTTAACGCTAACGATTGTCCTTATCTATCCATTTTTACGCGATCAGTTTACAAATTTAATGAATGAGTTTCCAGCTTATTTCATGGCATTTGTTGAAAATATTGTGTCATGGCTAAACAATTCGCGTTTAAGTGACTATTTTTCAATGATTAATCTTGAATACGATAAAATGATTACCAACTTAACAGAGGATATTGTCACACAAGTAAAGGATTTTGCAACAGGCTTTGCGACAAGCGTAGCGACGGGTATTACGGGCTTTGTTTCCGCACTAACAGGCTTAGTGCTGTCGTTAGTCATCGTCCCCTTTATTTTGTTTTATTTGCTGTATGAGGGCGAGAAAATGCCGAAGTTTATTTTGCGTAATACGCCACCAAGCATGCGTAAATTTGTAGGAGATGTGCTGCACGACATGGACAAGCAAATTAGCTCATATATTCAAGGGCAAATTTTAGTGTCCATCTGTATCGGCGCAATGGTGACAATCGGCTTTCTCGTTATCGGCTTAGATTATGCATTGCTGCTCGGTGTATTGGCGATGGTAACAAGCGTTGTACCATATTTAGGTCCCGTTATTGCGATTACACCAGCAGCGATTATTGCAATTGTGTCCGATTCGCCTTATATGATTTTAAAGCTAGCAGCCGTTTGGACAATTGTGCAATTAATCGAAGGGAAGTTTATTTCGCCACAAATTATGGGCAAATCATTAAGCATCCATCCGATTACAATCATTTTTGTTTTATTAACAGCTGGCTCGTTGTTTGGCGTACCAGGTGTTATTTTAGGGCTCCCGACATATGCGCTCATTAAAGTGTTAGTGACACATATTTACCGTGTGTTTAAGCAACGCTATAATCGCTTTCAGCTAGAGGACGAGCATATGTATGAGGAGTAA
- a CDS encoding LCP family protein — MEQHEQRQTRHQRKKFRKGRLIFLALLAILLAGAAYSIQQYRSGLKLASETKPPAQDFAADAKNGEIENFLILGVDSRGEEKSRTDTMMLLSWNRDTNDMKLVSFMRDIYADIPGYQSYKLNTAYYLGGVQLLKETLNTMFDVPIHHYAMIDFKSFEAMIDVLAPDGITVDVEKDMSAFIGVSLKQGTQQLNGKELLGYARFRQDAEGDFGRVARQQKVMDALKNELFSIGNAKNLPKFVGAAQGYITTDLTSAEELKMALSVATGGGVDIEKMTLPAEGTYTFNAYQHAGSVLEIDKEQNKALLHEFLQMK; from the coding sequence ATGGAACAGCACGAACAACGACAAACACGTCATCAACGGAAAAAATTTCGAAAGGGGAGACTTATTTTTCTTGCCCTCCTCGCTATTTTATTAGCAGGGGCTGCTTATAGTATCCAGCAATATCGCAGTGGGCTAAAGCTAGCAAGCGAAACAAAGCCACCAGCACAGGATTTTGCGGCAGATGCGAAAAATGGGGAAATTGAAAACTTTTTAATTTTAGGTGTCGATAGCCGAGGGGAGGAGAAATCACGCACAGATACGATGATGCTATTATCGTGGAACCGAGATACGAACGATATGAAGCTCGTGTCGTTTATGCGCGATATTTATGCAGATATTCCAGGCTATCAATCGTACAAGCTAAACACAGCTTATTATTTAGGTGGTGTGCAGCTATTAAAGGAAACATTAAATACGATGTTTGATGTACCAATTCACCATTATGCGATGATTGATTTTAAAAGCTTTGAGGCAATGATTGATGTGTTAGCACCAGATGGGATTACAGTGGATGTTGAAAAGGATATGTCAGCATTTATTGGGGTGTCATTAAAGCAAGGGACACAGCAGTTAAACGGCAAGGAATTGCTTGGCTATGCGCGTTTCCGCCAAGATGCAGAAGGTGATTTTGGGCGTGTGGCTCGTCAGCAAAAGGTAATGGATGCATTAAAAAATGAGCTATTTTCAATAGGCAATGCCAAAAATTTGCCGAAATTTGTCGGTGCTGCACAAGGCTATATCACGACAGATTTAACGTCTGCTGAGGAGCTGAAAATGGCACTATCTGTTGCTACAGGTGGCGGTGTAGATATTGAAAAAATGACGCTTCCTGCTGAAGGGACATATACATTTAATGCCTATCAGCATGCAGGCTCTGTGTTAGAAATTGATAAAGAACAAAATAAAGCGTTGTTACATGAGTTTTTACAGATGAAATAA
- the msrA gene encoding peptide-methionine (S)-S-oxide reductase MsrA, with translation MEKATFAGGCFWCMVKPFDQWDGIHKVTSGYMGGHVENPTYEDVKGGKSGHLEVVQIEFDPSIFSYEQLLEIYWMQIDPTDAGGQFHDRGESYTTAIFTHSKEQQLIAEKSKQALAASGRFKKPIVTVIRDAETFYVAEDYHQDYYKKETAHYKEDRAKSGRDEFIDTHWQK, from the coding sequence ATGGAAAAAGCAACATTTGCAGGTGGCTGTTTTTGGTGCATGGTAAAGCCATTTGACCAATGGGACGGCATACATAAAGTAACAAGCGGTTATATGGGTGGTCATGTAGAGAACCCAACATATGAAGATGTCAAAGGTGGCAAATCAGGACATTTAGAGGTCGTACAAATTGAATTTGACCCTAGCATTTTTAGCTATGAGCAGCTACTTGAGATTTACTGGATGCAAATCGATCCAACAGATGCAGGCGGTCAATTCCACGATCGTGGCGAATCGTATACAACGGCGATTTTTACGCATAGCAAGGAACAGCAGCTTATCGCTGAAAAATCAAAGCAGGCACTTGCAGCAAGTGGTCGCTTTAAAAAACCAATTGTGACGGTTATTCGAGATGCGGAAACTTTTTACGTCGCGGAAGATTATCATCAGGATTATTACAAAAAAGAGACTGCGCATTATAAGGAAGACCGTGCCAAATCAGGGCGCGATGAATTTATCGATACACATTGGCAAAAGTAA
- a CDS encoding AzlC family ABC transporter permease codes for MNLSSATRAALKFAFPQTIPILAGFLFLGIAYGIFMNSLGFHAIYPILMSLFIFAGSMEFVAANLLLISFNPLSAFFLTLMVNARHLFYGISMLDQYGRAGHKKWYLIYGMCDESFAINSTLNIPNHLDKGKVMLFVTLLNQIYWVAGATIGGVFGSFITFNTEGLEFVMTALFVVIFLENWLTTKQHHSALIGLALSALSLAIFGGERFIIPAMLAILGVLTLLRPSLQKEKRTAL; via the coding sequence ATAAATCTGAGTAGCGCAACACGTGCTGCGCTAAAATTTGCGTTTCCTCAAACGATTCCAATTTTAGCGGGCTTTTTATTTTTAGGCATCGCCTACGGAATTTTTATGAATTCCTTAGGCTTTCATGCGATTTACCCGATTTTAATGAGCCTCTTTATTTTTGCAGGCTCGATGGAATTTGTCGCAGCCAACCTGCTGCTTATTTCCTTTAATCCATTGAGCGCATTCTTTCTGACGCTCATGGTTAATGCAAGACATTTATTTTATGGTATCTCAATGCTTGATCAATATGGAAGAGCTGGTCACAAGAAATGGTATTTAATTTACGGTATGTGTGATGAATCCTTTGCCATCAATAGTACATTAAATATTCCGAATCATCTGGATAAAGGAAAAGTCATGCTATTTGTCACATTACTTAACCAAATTTATTGGGTGGCTGGGGCAACGATTGGTGGCGTTTTCGGCTCATTCATCACCTTCAATACAGAGGGCTTGGAATTTGTTATGACAGCACTTTTTGTTGTGATTTTCCTTGAAAACTGGCTAACTACTAAGCAGCATCATAGCGCTCTAATCGGTCTTGCATTATCGGCACTTTCACTCGCCATTTTCGGCGGTGAACGCTTTATCATTCCTGCGATGCTAGCAATTTTAGGTGTTTTAACGCTTCTTCGTCCATCATTACAAAAGGAAAAGAGGACTGCCCTATGA
- a CDS encoding branched-chain amino acid transporter permease, which translates to MTIAQQIITVGVVVLGTMLTRFLPFFIFPANKPTPAYIQYIGKVLPAAVIGMLVIYCFKDVRFLSGHHGLPEILGVLVVVCLHLWKRNMLLSIAAGTCFYMVLVQLVF; encoded by the coding sequence ATGACAATTGCACAGCAAATTATTACAGTCGGTGTGGTGGTGCTTGGTACGATGTTGACGCGTTTTTTACCGTTTTTCATTTTTCCAGCCAATAAGCCGACACCTGCTTATATTCAATATATCGGAAAAGTATTACCTGCTGCCGTTATTGGTATGCTTGTTATTTATTGCTTTAAGGATGTGCGCTTTTTATCAGGACATCACGGATTACCTGAAATTTTAGGGGTACTCGTTGTCGTCTGCTTGCATCTTTGGAAACGTAATATGCTGCTATCCATTGCCGCAGGTACTTGTTTTTATATGGTGCTTGTGCAGCTTGTCTTTTAG
- the recQ gene encoding DNA helicase RecQ, whose product MQAAKKHLQAYFGYESFREGQEQAIAQVLDGIDTLVVMPTGGGKSLCYQIPALSLEGTTLVISPLISLMKDQVDMLVASGVPAAFLNSSQSMEEVQDVLRDVRNGRIKMLYIAPERLDNDYFCQTLATIKVPLIAIDEAHCISQWGHDFRPSYRNIQNVLQLWAERPTVVALTATATPTVCDDIRSILAIQEGHTFITGFARSNLRFSVQSGISKDAYVKQFLKNSQSEAGIIYAATRKAVDSLYEQISKMGVRVAKYHGGMDEVSRADEQNRFLQDEAQVMVATNAFGMGINKTNVRFVLHYQMPRNMESYYQEAGRAGRDGLPSECILLYASSDEQTQRFLIDQAQDRTRIPLELTKLQQMVDYCHTENCLQQYIISYFGEENAEGCGQCSNCADARPKEDVTEDAQKVLSCIVRMGQKFGKTITAQVLAGSRNKKVTEFRFDKLPTYGILKAMSAKDIANFIEFLIAEQLIAVSNGQFPTIFVAERGKEVLLGNVRVYRRQAVVQQVVHDKDPLFEELRAVRMAIAKQEGVPPFVVFSDKTLHDMCAKRPQNAAEFLAISGVGESKLEKYGAQFIEAIVTFETANV is encoded by the coding sequence ATGCAAGCAGCCAAAAAGCATTTACAAGCGTATTTTGGCTATGAATCATTTCGAGAAGGGCAGGAGCAAGCCATCGCTCAAGTGCTGGATGGTATTGATACATTAGTTGTTATGCCAACAGGTGGTGGAAAATCACTATGCTATCAAATTCCGGCTCTCTCTTTAGAGGGAACGACACTTGTTATATCGCCGCTCATTTCACTGATGAAAGATCAAGTAGATATGCTTGTTGCAAGCGGTGTGCCAGCAGCCTTTTTAAATAGCTCACAATCGATGGAGGAAGTGCAGGACGTGCTGCGCGATGTGCGCAACGGTCGCATTAAAATGCTATATATTGCACCAGAGCGCTTAGATAATGATTATTTTTGTCAAACACTTGCGACAATTAAAGTGCCATTGATTGCCATTGATGAGGCACACTGTATTTCGCAATGGGGGCATGATTTTCGACCAAGCTATCGCAATATCCAAAATGTGCTACAGCTCTGGGCGGAGCGTCCAACCGTTGTAGCATTAACGGCAACAGCAACGCCCACCGTTTGTGATGATATTCGCTCGATACTCGCTATTCAAGAGGGGCATACCTTTATTACAGGCTTTGCACGTAGCAATTTGCGCTTTTCAGTACAGTCGGGTATTAGCAAGGATGCCTATGTAAAGCAATTCTTGAAAAATAGTCAATCTGAAGCAGGCATTATTTATGCAGCAACGCGTAAAGCGGTTGATTCTTTATATGAACAAATTAGCAAAATGGGCGTGCGTGTTGCCAAATACCATGGCGGCATGGATGAAGTGTCGCGCGCAGATGAGCAAAATCGTTTTTTACAGGATGAAGCACAAGTAATGGTTGCAACGAATGCATTTGGCATGGGCATTAATAAAACGAACGTGCGCTTCGTGCTGCACTATCAAATGCCACGCAATATGGAGAGTTATTATCAGGAGGCAGGTAGGGCAGGACGAGACGGCTTGCCAAGTGAATGTATTTTGCTGTATGCCTCTAGCGATGAGCAAACACAGCGTTTTTTAATTGATCAGGCGCAGGATCGCACACGCATACCTTTAGAGCTGACGAAGCTGCAGCAAATGGTTGATTACTGTCATACAGAGAACTGCTTACAGCAATATATCATTAGCTATTTTGGCGAGGAAAATGCGGAGGGATGTGGACAATGCAGCAATTGTGCAGATGCAAGACCGAAAGAGGATGTCACAGAGGATGCACAAAAGGTGCTGTCTTGTATCGTGCGTATGGGGCAAAAATTCGGTAAAACGATTACCGCTCAAGTGCTGGCAGGCTCACGCAATAAAAAGGTCACAGAGTTTCGTTTTGATAAATTGCCAACATACGGCATTTTAAAGGCGATGTCAGCAAAGGATATTGCTAACTTTATTGAGTTTTTAATCGCAGAGCAGCTAATTGCGGTAAGCAATGGGCAGTTTCCAACAATCTTTGTGGCAGAGCGCGGAAAAGAGGTACTGTTAGGCAATGTACGTGTTTATCGTAGACAAGCTGTTGTACAGCAAGTCGTGCACGATAAAGATCCGTTATTCGAGGAGCTGCGAGCTGTCCGTATGGCGATTGCTAAACAAGAGGGCGTGCCACCATTCGTTGTTTTCTCTGATAAAACATTGCATGATATGTGTGCTAAGCGCCCGCAAAATGCCGCAGAATTTTTAGCGATTAGCGGTGTAGGAGAAAGTAAGCTTGAAAAATATGGAGCACAGTTCATTGAAGCGATTGTGACATTCGAAACAGCTAACGTATAA
- a CDS encoding hydroxymethylglutaryl-CoA lyase: protein MYFPKMIEITEVGPRDGLQNEAKFVPTAQKKQLIEQLVNTGVKRIETASFVHPKAVPQMADAQEIVAFSKSLGIDFLVLTPNMKALQLALAAGVQQIAVFVGASETFNERNIRRSIEDSLQECADMFQVAKQHNLFVRGYVSMCFSCPYEGAISYEQVTRVVRHFAEHGVDEISIGDTNGQATPRMVYERFAKLREDFPSMKFIAHFHDTNGFAYANTIAALQAGITAFDSSVGGLGGCPFSPGATGNISTNKLVELMHKMDIATGIDEEKLQLASNFAHNIIM, encoded by the coding sequence ATGTATTTTCCAAAGATGATTGAGATTACAGAGGTTGGACCAAGAGATGGTTTGCAAAATGAAGCTAAATTTGTGCCAACAGCACAAAAAAAGCAATTGATTGAGCAGTTGGTGAATACGGGTGTGAAGCGCATTGAAACAGCTTCATTTGTGCATCCAAAAGCTGTCCCACAAATGGCGGATGCGCAGGAAATTGTGGCATTCTCGAAGAGCTTAGGCATTGATTTTCTTGTATTGACACCGAATATGAAAGCATTGCAGCTCGCATTAGCTGCTGGGGTGCAGCAAATCGCAGTGTTTGTTGGCGCAAGTGAAACATTCAATGAACGTAATATTCGTCGCTCGATTGAGGATTCTTTGCAGGAATGTGCAGACATGTTCCAAGTAGCAAAGCAGCACAATTTATTTGTGCGTGGCTATGTGTCGATGTGCTTTAGCTGCCCATATGAAGGAGCTATTTCCTATGAGCAGGTCACACGTGTCGTTCGCCATTTTGCAGAGCATGGAGTGGATGAAATTTCGATTGGAGATACGAATGGACAGGCGACGCCGAGAATGGTTTATGAGCGCTTTGCAAAATTGCGTGAGGATTTTCCTAGCATGAAATTTATTGCGCATTTCCATGATACGAATGGCTTTGCTTATGCCAATACGATTGCTGCACTACAAGCGGGCATTACTGCCTTCGACAGCTCGGTTGGCGGGCTAGGGGGCTGTCCATTTTCACCTGGGGCAACAGGTAATATTTCAACAAATAAGCTAGTTGAGCTGATGCATAAAATGGATATTGCAACAGGCATTGATGAGGAAAAATTACAATTAGCGAGTAATTTCGCTCATAATATTATTATGTAA
- a CDS encoding MFS transporter, translating into MKHKKLLLIIAIFIVSLNLRPAITSIGPVLNTIRADLHISGTQVSLLTAIPVFCMGLFAPLAVPMQRRFDYRSSIVLLIALIGVATFARTFVTNYSMLLITSLLVGFAIAIISPMLNTFIKMYFPHNLGTVVSIYSLAMGTGAALSAGFTAIFYEYFGQWTIALGVWSALAIAAIIIWLVALKREEGVTLFAPLSTEVRNPWKTKKAWLLLLFFGLQASLFFSLTTWLAPVAMAQGFSIVTAGTVLTVMSLVQLTTNALLPSVLAKYPNPMMWLFVLLTVGGVGAACLFMNATVAIWVGAMLLGVTLGGLFPLALTLPLNEARNNQEANAWSSMVMSGGFMMSAIMPLLIGFVYDMLQSHFYTKVIFVVLICALFCAVLAIQRAGKNA; encoded by the coding sequence ATGAAACATAAAAAGCTATTGCTCATCATTGCCATTTTTATTGTATCGCTTAATTTACGACCAGCGATTACATCGATTGGTCCTGTATTAAATACGATTCGTGCAGATTTACATATTTCAGGAACACAGGTCAGCTTGTTAACAGCGATTCCTGTTTTTTGTATGGGACTGTTTGCGCCGCTTGCTGTGCCAATGCAGCGCCGCTTTGACTATCGATCCTCCATTGTGCTACTGATCGCCCTGATTGGTGTTGCTACATTTGCTCGGACGTTTGTCACAAATTATAGCATGCTGCTTATAACGAGCTTGCTAGTAGGCTTTGCGATTGCCATTATTAGCCCCATGCTGAATACCTTTATTAAAATGTATTTTCCACATAACCTCGGAACCGTTGTCAGCATTTATTCTTTAGCGATGGGCACAGGTGCGGCTTTAAGTGCGGGCTTTACAGCTATTTTTTATGAGTATTTTGGTCAATGGACAATCGCCTTAGGTGTGTGGAGTGCACTTGCCATAGCAGCGATTATTATTTGGCTTGTCGCATTGAAGCGTGAGGAAGGGGTGACATTATTTGCGCCACTCTCTACTGAAGTGCGCAATCCATGGAAAACAAAAAAGGCATGGCTGCTCTTGCTATTCTTTGGTCTACAAGCATCGCTGTTCTTTTCATTAACGACTTGGTTAGCGCCTGTAGCGATGGCACAAGGATTTTCTATCGTAACAGCAGGAACGGTGTTAACGGTAATGTCACTTGTACAGCTGACAACCAACGCATTATTGCCAAGCGTGTTGGCAAAGTATCCGAATCCAATGATGTGGTTATTTGTGCTGTTAACAGTCGGCGGAGTAGGCGCTGCCTGCTTATTTATGAATGCGACTGTCGCTATTTGGGTGGGGGCCATGCTATTAGGGGTGACATTAGGTGGCTTATTCCCACTTGCCTTAACATTACCGTTAAATGAAGCACGCAATAACCAGGAAGCGAACGCTTGGAGCTCCATGGTCATGTCAGGCGGCTTTATGATGAGTGCGATTATGCCATTATTGATTGGCTTTGTTTATGACATGCTACAAAGTCATTTTTATACGAAAGTCATTTTTGTTGTATTAATTTGCGCATTATTTTGTGCTGTTTTAGCGATTCAACGTGCAGGGAAAAATGCATGA